In Carassius auratus strain Wakin linkage group LG30F, ASM336829v1, whole genome shotgun sequence, the DNA window CTTGTCGGTCGGTGTATTAACTCTGTCCCGTGTGGTGTGTGATGACAGGTGTGTGCGGCAGCCGAAACGTGAACTCTGAATTTGAGATCAGATCTCCACCACACTCCATATCTCCAGTTTcattctcttttcttttccatcACCACTCTCTATTTATACATCTCTTTTCCACAAAGCCATTGTGTTTCCAACCATCATATACAAGTTATAAACTCACTGCAGATGTTAGTCTTCTTGCATGATATAACTGTGTTTGATgacataaattgtataaaaataacattcacTAAATTTTGGTTCGCTAGCATTTTCCTTCCTGAACAAAACTGACAAATACAACGCTGGATATCCAGCTCTGTCAATAATACAGTAAGTTTTAGAGCACCACAACAGTAAAACAAATCACAGTTCAATTAGTGACTCATAAATACCCATCTCAATAAAATGGGTCAGTTTGGCATTTTGGCTAAATAAAGGGAAGTTACCATTTGCCATTGTCATACAAAATCCATGTGAAAGTTTATTCTGTGGAGCAGAAAAAAATTGTTGAGATAAATTAGATAAGATCTAGATAAATATTATAAAGACAACCCAGGCTCATTAGAAATGCATATatttcactgcagtttccaggtGAAATAAACACTTGAGGCAGTAAACCACTTTTGCTCCTTTTAACTCAAATTAATTACAGGGGCAGATTATCCATAAATTAAGTCTTCATTTTTCAAGTGGTTTCTTGCGCAATACTGTCATGACCTCAAAAACTTTTACATAGATTTTAACATCTCGCATGTTCGTCTCAATATGGCTTTTCTGAtaaagtaaacttgctcggtagctcaccCGGTACAGCGTCTGCGATAGTCCTGTGGACGTGTCGTTTGACAAATTCAGCTAAATGTACCCAGAGCAACGTATTTCAAGATCTGGGCAGATTTAGGCAGACATATTTCCAGTGAGCCTAGAGTTGCAACAAGGCCAGAGTAGCATTATTTTCTTTTCTGGTTAATGAGATTTGAAGTTGCGATAGAAGTCAAGtagcaacagatcttttcttctgtaCTGTGATGTACATCAGAATGGAACAAATTATCGAAAACGTGGGTGGGTGGGGACTTGATTCTGTCTTTCGGTTGTTGTTTGGATGTTGGGATATGGGCGTGGCATTCAAAAGTGGAGACAGATGAAAGGAGCTTGAAGGGGCGGGGTTTAAGGGCACTAAATGATTGGAGGATTCCTGCATAACATCTGGAATGACGGACTTGATGGATTCAGTTAagacattttgattaaatgtcAGGAGGacaaaaatgcacaaatgaaTTAATCACAATATGCATTTAGGAAATGGGTGAATTTTCTTTTCTTGGGGGCTTCAAGTACTACAACAGATAGGAAGATTTTCACATAATAAAGACATGTTGGTCTGTTCATCATGAAAAGCTTCAGAATCTTTTGAAATAGTGCATACATCTTTtggaatagatttttttatatgtgCTGACATTATGgaaaaagagcagcgtgaacattctgcaaaacatcttttaaattaaatttatgcatttagcagacacttttattcaaagtgacttacagtgcatcacaggctatcaatttttacctatcatgtgttcccagggaatcgaacccccaaccttgcgcttgatagcacaatgctctaccaattgagctacaggaactgtATTTTAGGATGCCATACATGATTGAAACGATGTAGAAGtgagcaaattatttttttattgtttatttttattacgcAATGAAAAAATTATGGGGGGGGGGTCATATAAATAGATATTCAAAAATAtacagtgccttgcgaaagtatCCATACCCCTTCAATTTTTTACCACATCATTCTACACCCTATTCACaataatgacaaagcaaaaaacttttttttaaacatctctgcaaatgtattgaaaataaaaaaaactttaatgatTCCATTGTGCAAGTATTCAAACGCTTATCTGGGACAGTTGAATGACTTAATAAAAGGTCTAACAGCTGAAAATGCATATCAGAAGAAAAATCAAGCCCTGaggtcaaaagaactgcattgtaGAGCTCAGAGACAGGATTCTGGTCAAGccacacatctggagaagactTCAGAATAAACATTCTGCTGCATTGAAGGCTCAGAAGCATGTAGCCTCCATTATCCATAATGTTGCCTGGTGACCTTGTCTGAAGACTTCAGGCTGTTAAGGTGCTTCAGCTACTTAATGAGTTAAGGGTTTGAATACTTATGTAATGTactcagtttttgttttaatttacaaagtTGTGACAGTTCTGTTTTTGCTCTGTCATTATGGTGTACAGCATGGGTCTCCAACCTTTTTGTGAGTGAGGGCTCCCTGAAGGGATAAAAGGGATTGAtataggcacacacacacacacacacacacaaacacacacacaaagtttcaagttttgaaaaatacaacaacaaacagtaatattgttaaatattatgacaattgaTTTTATAATTACCGTATAAACCCGAATATAAGACAAGTTTTTTTGTCCTAAAAATAGGCTGAAAATGGGGGGTTGTCTTATATTCGCTATAGGGCTATATACAAAATCACGGGGGGGAAGGGAGAAAGAACAACGGCATAAATATGAAATAGTGACTGAatgatttcggctatacttgcATGTAAAATTAGAAAAGCAACATAATATCTGTGTTTAACTGCGAGATGCAGAGAGAACAAAAAAATAGGTGCGCGCACGAGACgcagagcgagagaaagagagagagagagagacagagaggtgcGCGCACGCGAGActagagcgagcgagcgagagagagaggtgcgCGCACgagacgcagagagagagagagcgcgcgcgagagagagttGAACATCGGACACTGAGGACATTATTTCATTTCCATTCTTGTGATCTTTAAACAGAGTGTTGGTTATCACAGTCATTGTTCCCTTGACAATTTCACCATCAGAgaaagtttttttgtgtttcgTTAAAAAATTAGCAACTCTAAATGAAGCTTCGGTTGCAGCCTGCGACTTTTTAGCGGGTTTTGTAAAAAATGATTGCTGCCTGCTAGATGTTTTCATCTCACTAAGttaactttttcttttctaaGTGATGTACCTGGTGGATAACGAACATTGAAGGTCTTTTTGGTTGTGGTGAAATGTCTCtccgcattttttttttcttttttatagttCAATTTATCTCATGTATGTACCGTCTGCCCGCGACTGCCTCAACTCACATAGgttacgtttattttattttttttgcacaacgTAATGTAGCCTATGTCAACGTAAGTTGACTCGACGTGCagattctaaatattttaaattattgaattattttattaagttttaatgGTATATGAAATGTCACCAATagttattttctcattttatgccattatcataaaaaaaataaaaaaaaatgaaagattacaATTCAGGCTATTTATAGAACGTGCTCGGCGGGCGACTAGACTCCACGCGGGCTACCAGGTGCCCGCGGGCACCGTGTTGGAGACCACTGGTGTACAGAGTGTAGGGTGCAACATAAAACGTGAAATAAATGATggggtatgaatactttcgcaaggcactgtatatatatatagggattaattaatttcatttgtgTTTAACAATACACACAAGAATCAGAGACAATTCTCTTATTAACCCTAACAAGTGGAGGTGAAATGTCAAAAAGCCACCATAAGAACTTAAGCACAGCACACAAAATATCCCGTCTTTCTGTTTAAGATGTGCCTTCCTATGGGTTAAATgatgtacactctcagaaaaaaggtacaaagctgtcactggggtggtattTAATGTTACCCCTAAATAGttcatattagtacctaaagtgtacatattcacactttttagctttttttatctTCGGGTAGCGTCCTAGTTAcatcttttttcttctgagaGTGTATGTACCAGTTTTTGAACATCTTGCAATAATATTCTTGCAGTTCCTTATCCTGTATCTTCTTAGAGAAATGCAATCATGATGATTTCCTCGACCGAGCCATGCTCACACATGTAATAACCTGAAATAGTTTCCATTGATTTTCCCGTCTGGTGTCATTGTCACAGTTTCTTAGACACAGCCACATTTCCGTGCCGAGTGCCTCTTCATGGTGTGGTATATGAGGTTGTCATCTAGAAAGGACAGGTCGTCGTCGTATTCGACAGGTCGGCAGCAGGCGGTGGGAGGAGAGCTGTGCAGAATGTTTTTGCCGTTGCTGGCGAGGCCGGTGAGGATTTTGTCATAGTTTGTGAGGGAGTTCATACACACGCCGCTGCAGTAACTGAAAATCAGCTCCTCCTGACTCCGGTAGCCCAGACCCAGATCAGACACTTTCAGCTGGACTTGTTTCAGTGCACACGCTCTTCCTTTGCCCTTCTCTCTCTCGTCACGACTCGGTCTCTTTCTGTCCATCTTGTTACGAAGGAAACCTCTCCGTTTTGGAGATCTCTTGGCTCTGTGGGTGAAGACTGAGTGTGGTGTGGGGAAGCTGTCTGGATGACAGAGGCAAGAGATGTTCCTGCATTAGATGCAATCTGATTTTAAACAATATGCTAAAATGAATCTACGAAGGTCATGATATGTGGAAAGTTCATACTCTTTACATGTATGCATgctttaaaagggtcatatcatggaaaaaaaaaaatctaataaaaattttttttttctccctttctgAAATGAAAACGTCCTCtccagaataaaatataaaatataaatattaaaaaaattattattgaaagtaaaaaaagaaatgaaaatataaatataagatgaaaagcttaaactgaaataaaataagtttaagttgaaggactaaaactacaactgaaataaaaataaagctaaatagaacaaggaaaattataataaaaaggaCAGAAGtgcacaaatttaataaaataagatgGAATGGAAAATGACAAAACCACATAACAAAgttacttaaactgaaataaaaaataaattatagctaaatagagaaataaaaaaaagattaaaaaggacaaaagcacaaaaataaaaaaaagaaagctaaatagaaatattgaaaaataataacaaaatcgACCAAAACATGTAACAAACTtactaaaagtgaaataaatataaattatagctAAAtgtaaatagagaaaaaaaaaacgaataaaataaaaaacacaaaaaatactaaagctaaaacaaaaaaatgaatgctaaatagaaatattgaaaaataataatacaactgaCCAAAGCATGTAACAAAtggaaaattactaaaataaaaatacagctctctgtcactctctctccacacacacacacacacacacacacatatatttataaacaaataattgataaaaagcacgtaacaaaattattaaatctgAAACTAACAATAAGATgaattaaaactgtaaataaaaagtcacattagAAAAAGAGCCAGTTTAATTCTAAGAGTAAAACTGCAGGAAACCTGGTCTAGTGGATCTCAAGACTGCTGCTGTGACCCTCTCCAGTGTGTTTTGACAGGATGTAAAGGTGCTAGTGTTTTGGTGTGCCTTTATGACAGGATGAGTAGAGTGATCAAAGAGCCATAACATGATATAGTTTGCATTATTCTGACAGCTTTTAGCAACAATACTGCTTTTGTCCACAGATCCCAGCTATAATACAGCTTCAAATGGAGTTGTAAGCTCAGTTTGTAAGCTGATAGAACtagagtagtgtgtgtgtgtctagtgtCTCACCCAGGTACAATGGGTCACCTGAAACTTCTTTACTTAACCATCACAACAGTATCAGGTGTGTCCTGAAATACGCTTTATCACacctgtgtgtgtattcatgtgaCTTTTAGATATTTAATAGTAAGAATCGAATGGCTTCTCCTGACCTGAGTGACTTCTCGGCTGCAGATGTTTGTAAGGTTTTCTCTGCAGGTCCTGTGGTCTTTGAGAACACTGTCCGGTTGGGTTCGGGACGGAGGACACACAGCTCAGAGTCAGTGCACACGCCAGCATCACACCCCAGACCTTCATCTTACTGCCTCCTCAGCTCACAGAGCCTGAGCCAAACACACGCTTTACTTTGTCTTTTAGTCACACAGATTACACAGCtttgttcttcttttaaaaaatgaattgaaaatgcacattaaattatgttaaattattttgtattttgttttttcacaatTACTTAATTTCTCTACCAGGCACTTGAAGCTACTGTGAAGAAAGGTACCTTATAAATTAAATctgtaataacaacaacaacaaatatttaagttaatgtagtgttattttgattattattattacttctatATAGACCCAGAACAGttcaaaagtacaaataaattatatatattgtgtgtgtgtgtgtgtgtgtgtgtgtgataataataaaatggacTATTGTGAAAaacaatatgtaatattattattattaataataataatacatacagtatttaaCTTAatgtagcattattattattattattactatcattattattatatagcacAGAACAATTTAAAAGTACATCTAGCCATTTGCTGGTACTATGAAAAAGGcactttctaaaatatttttgtcatcaTAATAATagctgtaattataataatattaaccaACTTCAAAAAGAATAATTTGCTTACTATTTCGTTAAAAGAATTAGCCACTTGCTCCTGTGAAGAAATGCACTTTCTAAATTCtgttaatagcaataataataataaaccaactAAATATAgcattagtagtagtagaagaATACCCTATAGCCCGAatacaatttacaaataaatattttaaaatatgctgaCAAAACTAAAAAATCAAAATTGTTTGCAATAATGATTAATATTGATTGAGTGAAAAACTGCTGATCTCACTCACCTGAGCTCAGCTCTGTATATCCAGCCATCAGCACTGATGATCACAGAGCTAAAGGTGCTTTCCCAAAACATTTAGCAAATAAAAACCGTGCATATTATATTTCCTTTCATCTGACTCCTGTTCTTCTGTTCTTCATAAACTACTTCATCCTGTTTTACACGCGGAAATATGATCCAAAATGTAGTATTCTTGCAATACATCCACTTGTATGATCAGACGTGTAGTTAATGGTTCGTAACTTCCTTGATTGTTAACTCAGGTCCAGTGTGAATCCAGTTCACTCTCGCATCAGCTCTGAGAGTGAGATGTGAGCGCGCGTGAACAGTTCGCGCGATTAAAACACGTGACCACATGAACAAAGCAAACCGACACCTGGATGTTACTtacacattaagaaaaaaaacctgaccaTTAAATACACAGTATCTATACAgtattagatatatatatataatactgtatatttaatggtcaggttttttttcatatatatatatatatatatatatatatatatatatatatatatatatatatgaatatatcatTATTAGAATTCCCATTTGCTGTTTTTCATAGTTTgaaagaagaatatatatatatatatatatatatatatatatatattaaaagaatgAACTGTTGCTGAATGGATTTCCAGTGCTCGTATGAATGACAAACACTCCCTCTAGAGGTCAGTGGTCTTCAGTGCAgggcttcattattattattattattagttattatactGATCTCCaccttgcaaaataaatgtaaagaattgtataaaatattttgaaaagatttgaaatgattaacaattgttaaaatatttttatattgaaaatgacTTGTTGAGGTAAAAACTACTTTACATCTTAATTAAAATTTGATTTACAACAGAtgctaatttataaaatgtatcatCTGAATCAATCTCGTTTAATCTGAGCTGTAACATTGAGCTTACTTAAAATACAATACCTGAAATATAATTTCTAAGCAGATGAAGAGCTTGAAACATTACTTCCCCTGGTTCTACAAAGATTGATTGATGTTTAACATTTTTACCTTTTTGagttaaaatgcttaaaattctGTGGAGTTGGATACGGTTACAACATAAGTTTAAATAgttaatttgataaataaaataaatacatgctcAATATTTCTTTAGTGTTACAATAGCATCAAGTTACACTTTTTAAGTTGTActttttaaaacaactttatcaATTTGGTAAAAATATATTGATGTTTTGTATAGATGATAAAGCAATTAGTATTACAAACTCTgtttatactgtgtgtgtgtgtgtgtatatacatacatatatatatatatatatatatatatatatatatatatatatatatatatatataatgcagctGATATTAGTAGTTTATTCATCACTCTGCATATGTAATCGTTAAGCTGTTTAAGTTCACAATTTAACAGCAATCTCAGTTCACGTCATTGTGCTGAAATGACTACATGCTGTATCTGCTTTCATATTGAAGAACTTTTAAAGTAAAGATTGCCAACAGCTTGTCTGTGgtcttaatttaatatttatctgaaatattcaGTCTGAAATATTCTTCAACAACTACAGTGAAAACTGAATCGAACTGactgcaaaaacattttaattacaaatgatgtTATCAGTGTAAAACTGAGTAGGCTACTATATTGTATTAACATGTAAATATGTGATAAATTAATATGGTgccaaatttatatattttaaaataataataatatatagacaTTCTTGTATTTGGATTTCGTTTTACTAACAGCCTAACCGAAGCTGACATGAACAAAAGCTGATAAATATATTCCAAAAAAGAATTTTTTGATTGATATAAAACTATTTGTCAACCCTGTTAGCATCATCATAATTCaacttattaatataatataatatattattataatatattattatattatgtgtaaTTTTATGAtgtacaaatacataaaaataaataaataatatatatgtgtgtatatatatgtatgtatatgtgtatgtatgtatatatgtatgtgtgtgtgtgtaaaaacctccaacactagcttgctctattctttttctattctatcggttttctttttatttattatattatttaaaatcccatgctacgtgtactgtgttaacctaactgagacttgttatagcacttatatatcattgctctttctgttgtttttgattgcttccactgtcttcatctgtaagtcgcttcggagaaaagcgtctgctaaatgaataaatgaatgtaaataatgataataaactcACCATTTTGTCAATGTCTGTCATTTTACTGTAGCCATATTTGGTTCTGATTATCTAGGGGATCTTATGTTGTCAGTCCTATTATGATTTTGTGCAGAAACACTGTTACACAGAGCCTGACTCCCTCCACCGGTCAACAGTCTGAAGTGCAGGGCCTTCCTTATTTTACTGTACTTATAATTGCATAATTTATCTGTTATTATCATACATTAAAACTGCTAGATGTTAGGCAactaccagtgtgtgtgtgtgtgtgttagactcgTCTTGATTTAATTTTGGGGGAATTTGGAGCCCATTTGATTCCAAATTGCTATGAATTCAAATCCATGTAATTACGCTGAATGTTGTCACTAATTAGGCTGGTTAATCATCAAACTTAATTCAGATCTCCTTTGATTAGCCTATTTGTAGGGAAAACAATGCTGTGATGATTTTTTCATGCAAACATTCAATTTTATGAAAGAAAAGATTGCTTTGAATCTGACAGCTTATGAATTCCTCAATTTCCGGTATAGAACAGAGCTGGAGATTCCTCATATCCTCAAGGAGAACTCAAAGAAGAGAAGACATGAAAAGAACAGGACAGCTGTAGAAAAAGGGGgacattctatctatctatctatctgtctatatatctatctatccatctatccatccatccatccatccaataaGCCTACAGTATAACAGACCCTAATCAGTTTATTCCATTTTTAATTTAACGCGGATGAAAAATCTTATTTCTCCACTTGTGTCTACAGCGtttttgtctgattttttttaaatatttttttctcagaaagacGTTTTGTCTACTGAACAGCAAACTTTACTGTAACTGGCCatcacagcctcgttttcattcctgtcaaaaataaTTAGGTCTATGGGTAATTTAGTCGTCAAATCTGGTTATTGGCATGAATACCCGCCATGAAGTAGGCACATTAATGCCCCTCTCAAACTTTGATCGCGCAGTCAGTCTCCCGTGTTGCTATATTGGTCAGAGTTACTGAAGCGAGCTCAAGTCCCCATCTGTGTAGATTAGACCTTTATCCTCTTAACTCCGAGTGTCTCTGCCTTCGCTCCTCACCGCTTCTCTCAAAAACGCTCCTAAATAAGAAGAAACTTTAAGTGTGGGGCTGACACGCGGACTCCGGACGGCTGCTGTGGAGCTCCGTGGATGCTGAAGTTCTCCGGAGTTGATCGCGGGTGTCGGGGCTCCTGTGGGGCCGCGCACGAGGAGCGTGTCTGATCTGCGGCAGACAGTAATCGCATCAGACCGGCTTCACCGTGCATACAAAGACCTGCAACAGTCTGGATCGAAAAAAAACCCGCATTTTTTCCTTCTCAGTGAGTTTAAAATGAGTAACTGCATTTGAAACTCAGATTTGGCTCTCGGAATCATAAAGGATTGAAAATGCGTCTCCAGGAGAGAGTGATGGTGCTTCTTGCTTTGGTGTGGATGTGCAATTTCGCTCTATGCACAAGAAAGTCTAGTGCACGCAAGTCAGGTTAGTGTCGTTTTCATTGCTTATAAATGTAGTCGTATTTTTTAATGCTGATTATTATACAGTGACCTCAACAAACTAGACACGCATGAAcatgtctgaatgtcattgcattatacAAAACAGCAAACggagtacatttttttaatcttaactTGTGCTCAGTGTGTGATTTTTGTGTGATGCATGAGTCATTTCTCTTCACACTTTTGAACTGTTTAGCCatgcaaacatgcattttttgtagcattttttttcaGATGTATGTTTGCCATATTCatcttaaaaattatatatatatatatatatatatatatatatatatatatatatatatttttttttttttttaacctaatgtAATGCATGCATTTGGTTTCTAAATACTTTCTGGAGCCTCTCTGTGTGCCATAATCCACTTGATGCATGCAGGATGAATTTTTAGGCTACTCCGATGGACGGATGTACAGGTGATTTGTCACAGAGACATGTGGGGTCGCAGTCATATGGCAGGGTCAGCGC includes these proteins:
- the gdnfb gene encoding glial cell line-derived neurotrophic factor, with amino-acid sequence MDRKRPSRDEREKGKGRACALKQVQLKVSDLGLGYRSQEELIFSYCSGVCMNSLTNYDKILTGLASNGKNILHSSPPTACCRPVEYDDDLSFLDDNLIYHTMKRHSARKCGCV